A single genomic interval of Salmo trutta chromosome 13, fSalTru1.1, whole genome shotgun sequence harbors:
- the LOC115206527 gene encoding LOW QUALITY PROTEIN: sphingosine-1-phosphate phosphatase 2-like (The sequence of the model RefSeq protein was modified relative to this genomic sequence to represent the inferred CDS: inserted 2 bases in 1 codon) gives MASTAIFFTLLLSAPSRVQFQFEVGLLVAGVLSVLVCLSHLCTGMHSALDLICGALISATLMLVTYPYWETFNWLQLTSPLSPVGALVLALFLSCTYPELGHYTTTRXDTTTILGVGAGCSVGYWVNERLGETFEPQGVLPIPLPALTLGGLALASTHFVVGVVALVATRQIMKTAGLWVLCSWYGVSVKDIDARRRKEIEVPYRFTTYTSIGLVQFILVNRLFIVLGLL, from the exons ATGGCCAGCACCGCCATCTTCTTCACCCTACTCCTCAGCGCCCCTTCCAGGGTTCAA TTCCAGTTTGAAGTGGGTCTGCTTGTGGCGGGGGTgctgtctgtgttggtgtgtctgagtcATCTGTGCACAGGCATGCATTCCGCTCTG GACTTGATCTGTGGTGCTCTAATCTCAGCCACATTAATGTTGGTCACCTATCCATACTGGGAAACCTTCAACTGGCTCCAGCTCACCTCTCCACTCTCCCCCGTCGGGGCATTGGTACTGGCTCTCTTCCTGAGCTGCACCTACCCTGAGCTGGGCCATTACACCACCACGCG GGACACCACCACCATCCTGGGGGTGGGTGCAGGCTGTTCTGTGGGCTACTGGGTAAATGAGAGGCTGGGGGAGACGTTTGAGCCCCAGGGGGTGCTACCCATACCCCTGCCAGCACTGACACTGGGTGGCTTAGCCCTGGCCAGCACCCACTTTGTGGTGGGTGTCGTGGCGTTGGTGGCGACTCGACAGATAATGAAGACAGCCGGTCTGTGGGTGCTGTGCTCCTGGTATGGAGTGTCAGTCAAAGACATAGACGCCAGGAGAAGGAAGGAGATCGAGGTGCCGTATAGATTCACCACCTATACATCTATAGGCCTGGTCCAGTTTATTCTGGTCAATAGACTGTTCATAGTACTGGGACTGCTATGA